AAAAGATGACTCCTGCTACGGATCCGCAGCAGGCAAAAATGATGATGTGGATGATGCCTGCAATATTTGCGTTTATTTTCTGGTCCCTTCCCGCGGGACTGCTTCTTTATTTTACGGTACAGAATATTCTTTCAATAGTACAGCAATGGATGGTTAATAAGAAACCTGCAACAGTTACCTGAAAACAAGATGAGAAACAAAAGATTATTAACATACGGTGTTTTGACTGTAATATTCCTGCTATTACAGTCCGGTTTTGGAGAAGAACCTGATCTTGTTCAAAACAAGGACGTTACTGCCGAGATTTCTTTGGATGATTCAAAAACACAGCAGGCAGAAAAACACGCGGAAAAAATTAAACAGTACCTGGAGAACTTGATATTCCGCATTCAGGAGGAGGATACGGAGACAGGGGAACTGCCTGAAGCCGGGTTTTCGATAGTTACAAATAATTTAAATTTGGAAAAATTAATCATAACCGGAGAAAAAGGAAGGAAATATTTATTTTCTTTGCTTAAAGAAACCAAAAGCGGTTACACAAAAGAAAGGATACTCCGGGAAATTTATAAAGATACAGCGGATAAAGAATTAGATGAATTTACGATTGAAACATTATATTCGGTAATCAAAGACAAGAGCTCCCAGATAAGATTTCTTACCGTCAGATTTCTCGGGGAAAAGGGTTCTTCGAAGTCCATTCCAAAAATCAACTCCCTGCTTTATGATTCTTTTGTCCTTCGAAAAGATGTTTATCCCGTAAGAGTCGCGGCCAGAGAGGCCATTGAGCTTATTAAAATCCGTGAAGAGGCAAAAACTATTTCTGAAGAAGAACGAATAAAAAAGTGGCTGCAGGTTATAAAAGAAAAATCTGTTTTAAGGCAGGATTATTTTTGCGAGAAAGCCGTAAAAGAAATAGCCCTTTTGGTAAACGGAAAAGAAAGTGTCTGGACGGAGCTAACTTCTGCGAAAGAAATGGTCGGGAAGAAAACCCTGATAAATAATAAAATATTCAGCTATCTTCTTCTGGCTGCTTCGAATTTAAAGGATGAAAGAGTGCTGCCCTTGATTGAAGAATCCTTTAAGGACCCCTCTCTGTTGAGCATGGCTGTCAGAGCTTCCGCTGCACTCTCTGTTTCTAAAACAACTGACTTTTTGCTCAAAGAACCTGTTAACAGCAGGAACGCACAACTTTTAATGGAAGCGTTAAAAGAAAAGCTGGGGGAAAAAGAAATTGACGCTAACCCAGTCCCCTTGCCGGCGCAAATTGCCGGAGAGCATGATTCTTTGACTTATACCGGTTATGATAAAGAGAGTTTTGATGCCATTGTTAAAAATGTAAAACAAATATTGCTTGTAAAAAGGAATAATGAAGCTTATAAAGATGCGGCAAAAATGTATTTATTTGGCCTGAATGATTTTAACCGGGCGCAGGGATATCTTTCCCTCTATGAAAGTATAGTTAAAGAAGCAGTCTCTGATGATGTTTATGCCGAGCTTGCGGCAAAATGCCTGGCAAATACCGGAAAATTTGCCGAAGCAAAAGAGCTTTTCCCGTTAATGGATCTTAAACCGTATTTGATTAACCTGAAGTTTTTGGAAATGCTGACAAGTAAAGAAATAATAGAACCGGTTATCGGCTGTAGAAGGAATTACCTGCTGGTAAATGCATATTTGGAACTCAGGAACTATAGAAAGGCTCTAAGTGTATTAAAAAACCCAAAAACAGCAGATTGTACGGAAGTTACGGAGCAGTTTATAAAAGATAAAACAGCCCTTTCGGAACAAAAATTAAAGGAAGAAACGGAAGAAATATTGTCAGACTTGGATACTGCTCCTAATGAAGATATTACTCTTGAAATTTCAACAGAAAAACCGGAATACGGCAAAGAAGAAGAAATAAAAATTAAACTTCTTTTTAAAAATACGGGAAGCCTGGTTGCCTCCGGAATTAATGATATTAAAGGTAATTTTGGTTTTGACCTTCTTGTAATTAAGGAAGGCCGTCTGATAAAGAAGTTAAAAAAAGATCTTTCAGTAATACAGGGAACCGAAGAGCAAGTGAGGGATATTTTTACAATAGATGCAGGCACCGCTCTTACTTCGGAAATTGTTGCGTTTTCTGCGGCTGAAGACAAAATCGAACAGGAAGTAGAAATTGTTCTTTCTTATTCCGGAGGTCCGGAAATAACCGGAATGAAAAAGAGTTGGATAAAACATCCGGTTATTTCGAATGAACTGAAAATTAAAATCAGGAAATAATCATGAAAAATACAATAGCTGCAATATCCACTCCGCCCGGCGAAAGCGGCCTTGGCATTGTACGGGTTTCAGGAGCAGATGCCGTAAAGATCGTATCAAAAATATTCAAACCGAAAAAAGAAAAAACATTATCAGAAATGCCTTCATATTCAGCCCATTATGGTTTTATTGCAGATCCGATCAGCAGGGAAACAATAGATGAAGTAATTGTGACTATCATGAAAGCGCCTGCTACTTATACAAGGGAAGACACGGCAGAAATTAATTGCCATGGCGGTCTGGTTTCAGTCAGGCGGACGCTCCTTCTTTTATTAAAATATGGTGCGCGTCTTGCGGAACCCGGGGAGTTCACAAAACGGGCTTTTTTAAACGGAAGGATAGATCTTGCGCAGGCAGAAGCGGTTTTTGATATTATAAAGGCAAAAACGGAAGAAAGCTTAAAAGCAGCCGTAAACCAGCTTAAAGGCGGGCTTTCAAAAAAGATGGAGCTTATTGCGGAAGCTTTAAAAAATATCTGTGCGGGGGTTGAAGCCAATATAGAATTTGCAGAGGAAGAAATAGAGACGACCGGTATGTCCGGGGTCAAGAAAGAGCTGCAAAAGACATTAAAAGAAATAAATGCATTACTTGCCACCGCCGAGGGCGGGAAAATGCTCCGCGAGGGAATAAAAACCGCGATAATCGGAAAACCCAACGCCGGCAAGTCCTCGCTTTTGAATGAGCTTTTAGACGAAGAGCGCGCTATAGTGACACATATTCCGGGAACAACGAGAGATGTAATAGAGGAAACTATAAACATAGAAGGGATTGCGTTTGTTCTATCCGATACCGCCGGGATAAGAGAGGCCAAAGACCTGGTGGAAAGAAAAGGAATAGAACGGTCGATAATCGCAATAGATGAAGCTGACCTTCTCCTTGCCGTGTTTGACGGGGCCACAAAGATAGAAAAAGAAGATCTGGAGATAATAAATAAGATAAAGGGTAAAAATATTATTGCTGTCATAAATAAAACCGATCTGAAACCCGCAAAAACAACCGAAAAAGAGGTTAAGAAGTTAATCTCTGCCTCGATTGTTAAAATATCCCTTTTAAACAAAACCGGTATAGAAAAACTGAAGAAAGAGATGGGGAAGATAGCGCTGGAAAAGGGCGCGAGGTCGAAAGAAAGCTTAATAATAACGAATGTCAGGCATAAGGAACTCCTCTCAAACGCCGCTGATTCAATAAAAAAAGCAATTGAATCGATAAATAAAAAAATGTCCGAGGAGTTTATCGCTTTAGATATTCGGGGAGCTCTCGATTATATAGGAAGTGTTACGGGAAGAGTTTCAACGGATGATATATTGAATAAGATATTTAGTGATTTCTGCATTGGTAAGTAAAGGTAGCAGAAATCAAAATTCGAAGTACTAAACTCGAAATTCGAGTGCGCCAAGAATCAGAAAATGAAAATAAATAAAAAAGGGAACAAAGTGAAAAAGGGGTGAAGGGGTAAAATTTTAGGCTGGTTGACAAATATTGATATTTGTGTTACAATGTAACACAGGGGTTAGGAGGGTGTATGAATCAGACATTAACAATAAGGATCACAGATGAGCTAAAAAAGGACCTTAATAAAGTCAGTGTAAGCGAAGAAAAACCTGTGAGTGATATTGTCCGCGAATCAATCAAGGCGTATGTGGCTTTAAGAAGATTCAGGATGATAAGGAAAAAAATACTGCCGTTTGCCGAGGCAGAGGGTATTTTGACCGATGAAGATGTATTCAGGAAACTTAAATGAAGGTAGTTATTGACAGCAATGTTATTATTGCTGCATTTGCCACAAGAGGGATTTGTCAGTCGATATTTGAAGCGGCCATGGAAAGCTCGGAAGTAATTATCAGCAAAAAAATAATTAACGAGGTCAAAGAAAAACTCTCAGTTAAAATAAAACTCCCTCAGGCAAGTGTGACCGAAGCTGTAGAATATTTAAATGAGTTTTGCGTATTAACAACTTTTGAGAAATCCAAAAAAGTCTGCAGGGACGAAAAAGATAACCATATCCTGTGGCTCGCTGAAAGCTCTAAAGCCGAGTATATCATAACCGGGGACGAAGACCTGAAAGTGCTGAAAAAGCATAAAATCACCCAGATCGTCTCCCCCCGCGGCTTTTGGTTTGTGCTGAGCGGGAAAAAAAGATGACAGGTTGCAGGTTGAGCAAACCAGGAACCATTCAATACTTCAGGTTCATGGCGTGAAATCATGTATGGTTAATAGGCCCTGGCATTGTGCGATAGTATCTGATAAAGTCAACAAGGAGGGAATGCCTTATATAATCGATAACTTTCCGGAACCGGGTTATACATCTGAAACACATTTACTTACAAATTATCCGGATATTAGCAGCCATTTTAGATATCCGTAAATATTCCAAAAGATAAGAAGTAAAAACAATATTGACAGATGGTATCACCTATGATACCATTATATAGCTGTAATGGTATCATAGGAGAGCTTAAATGATAAGCAAAGAAAAGGTTAAGGAGTTAATAAAAGAAAGCCAGGAATTTGAATTTCCCGAGATCGTACAAAGAGATGTTAAAATACCTTCTGATACAAAGAAAATTATTACGGTAACCGGCCCCCGTAGAAGCGGTAAAACTTATCTTTTTTATAATAAAATGAAAGAGTTAGCAGCTTCCGGCGTTCCAAGAGAAAACATGTTTTATCTCAATTTCGACGATCCGAGAGTTTTGCCTTTTGATGGTAAAAGTATTGATATAATACTGGAAGCCTATCACGATCTTTATCCTGAGAATACAAAAATAATATGTTATTCTTTTTTTGACGAAATTCAAAATATTTCAAATTGGGAAAGAGGGGTAAGAAGACTCTTAGATACCGGAAAATTCAGGATATTTTTGACCGGTTCTTCTTCCGAGGTGTTTCATGAAAGCCTTTCAAAGGAAATGAGAGGGAGATCTATAAATTATGACCTCCTGCCGTTTTCTTTTAAAGAAATATTAAGATCAAAAGGCATAGTTATTAAAAAAAATATTTCATATTCAAAAGACAGACATAGTATAAAAAAGGAGTTAGAAATTTACAGCGAGTTTGGAGGCTTTCCGGAAGCGGTACTTGAGGAAAACAAAGCTTTAAGGTTAAGGATCCTCGGAGAGTATTGGAATACGATGTTCCTGAAAGACATGGTGGAAAGATTTTCCCTTCGGAATGAAGGTGCAGCTAGAGAATTAATGAGATACTTGACTACAAATATATCCTCCGTGTTTTCTGTCACTGCTTTTTGGAAGGCGCTAAAAGAAGCCTATCCTATGACAAAACGGACACTTTTGAAATATGTATCGGCATTGGAAAAAACCGGTTTGTTCATTCTTAACCGGAAATACTCTGCTTCATTAAAGGAGCAGATGTTATCCGTCAGGAAATGCTACCTTATTGACAATGGGTTAAGAACGGCCTATGGCTTCAGGTTTAGCGAGGATTACGGCAAAGTAATGGAGAATACAGTAATGATAGAATTAAAACAAAGACAGCTTCAAAATCCATTGATGGAAATATATTACTGGAAAGAAGAGAAAGAAGTGGATTTTGTTATCAAGCAGGGAGTGAAGATAATTCAATTAATACAGGTGTGCGCCGAAACATACAATTTGGAAACAAAAAAGAGAGAAATAGCTCCGCTTTTAAAAGCAGGGAAGGAATTCAAATGCCGCAACCTGTTGTTAATTACAAAAGAAGAAGAAAAAGAGGAAAAATACTCAGGACAGGTAATAAAATACGTGCCATTATGGAAATGGCTGATAAATTAATATTTGAGGAGAAGGAGGCAGTGTGAAAAAAGTATTTTTGGTTCATTCTGGTAAAAAAGTCACAAATAAATTGAAGTCTAACTTGCATAATATAAATATAGAAATATGATGCTTAAAAAGAGTTGTTTCACTTTACTTTTCATTATATTTCTTTCGGGGGGGCTTTCTGCGAAAGCGGCGGGGAAGTTTACGGATGCGGTGACGGGGTTATCCTTTAAGATCCCTGAAGGCTGGCAGCAGGCGAAGAAGCAGTACCCTCCTTTCTTTTATTCCGACCCGGACAGTAAAATTCAGGATTTTATGATACTGGAAAAATATTTCAGGGATGTTCCGGTGGAAGAAGCTTATGAAAAATATTGGGAGCAATATAAAAAATCATATGTAGATATTAAAGTATTGGAACACAAGGAAATTGAACTAAAAGACAGAAAAGCCATTCTTATATATTTTTCCTATCAAAAGGAAAAGAAAATA
The nucleotide sequence above comes from Candidatus Firestonebacteria bacterium RIFOXYD2_FULL_39_29. Encoded proteins:
- a CDS encoding tRNA uridine-5-carboxymethylaminomethyl(34) synthesis GTPase MnmE, translated to MKNTIAAISTPPGESGLGIVRVSGADAVKIVSKIFKPKKEKTLSEMPSYSAHYGFIADPISRETIDEVIVTIMKAPATYTREDTAEINCHGGLVSVRRTLLLLLKYGARLAEPGEFTKRAFLNGRIDLAQAEAVFDIIKAKTEESLKAAVNQLKGGLSKKMELIAEALKNICAGVEANIEFAEEEIETTGMSGVKKELQKTLKEINALLATAEGGKMLREGIKTAIIGKPNAGKSSLLNELLDEERAIVTHIPGTTRDVIEETINIEGIAFVLSDTAGIREAKDLVERKGIERSIIAIDEADLLLAVFDGATKIEKEDLEIINKIKGKNIIAVINKTDLKPAKTTEKEVKKLISASIVKISLLNKTGIEKLKKEMGKIALEKGARSKESLIITNVRHKELLSNAADSIKKAIESINKKMSEEFIALDIRGALDYIGSVTGRVSTDDILNKIFSDFCIGK
- a CDS encoding putative toxin-antitoxin system toxin component, PIN family, with amino-acid sequence MKVVIDSNVIIAAFATRGICQSIFEAAMESSEVIISKKIINEVKEKLSVKIKLPQASVTEAVEYLNEFCVLTTFEKSKKVCRDEKDNHILWLAESSKAEYIITGDEDLKVLKKHKITQIVSPRGFWFVLSGKKR